The segment TCCTGGAACTGTTTTAGGTGTTTGGCTAAGCGTCTTTGACCATGACCTAAGAATGCTTGATCTATATTTTCCCAAATCCTGTGTATTGAACGGAAGAGGAAGTTCACTAGGAAAGTAGCCTTGCTGGAGCAGTGATCTTAGTCTGGTGGATTTGGATATGAAGCTGAACCACATTTTATTTTTGCCACCTAAGATGGTGATGTCTATAAGTGGTTATTGCAAGTTTAAATAAGATAATTCGTATTTAATGACTGAATAGCCCCTGGAATTGTAGACACCCGATAGCCTATAAATTGAGGCAAGGAGTTTACGATGCCCAAGAGTCATTTTACCGATGAGTTCAAGATTGATGCCGTTCGCCAGATTACCGAACGAGGCTACTCAGTAGCGGAAGTTTCTGCACGTCTCGGTGTCAGCACACATTCCCTGTATGTGTGGAGGAAGAAGTTCAGCAAGTCCCCTGATGCGATTGCTGAAGCTGATCAACAATCATCCGAGATACGCCGCCTGAAGCAAGAACTCGCCCGGATCACCGAGGAGCGCGATATTCTAAAAAAGGCAACCGCGTACTTCGCCAGGGATGCAAAATGAGGTACGCGTTTATTGACCAGCATCGCCGGGTCTATTCGGTCCGCACCATGTGCCGGTGTTTGCAGGTTCATCCCAGTGGCTTTTATGCCTGGCAGAAGAAACCACACAGCGCCCGGTTTCTGGAAGACCAAAGGCAGACCGCGCTTGTTCGCCAGATATGGGAAGATAGCGGTCAGGTATATGGCTACCGCAAGATCCATGATGATCTGATGGATATGGGAGAGCGTTGCAGCCCGAACCGTGTGGCCCGACTGGCCCGCAATGCAGGCATACGCGCGCGGATCGGTTACAAGAAGCGTCCCGGCAAATATGGCGGCAAACCGGCTGTCGTCGCTGACAACAAACTGGATCGGCAGTTTGATACCGCCAGACCAAATACCGCTTGGGTGACCGATATCACCTATATCAAGACACAGGAAGGATTTGCGTATCTTGCCGTCGTCATTGACCTTTATTCCCGCATGGTGGTTGGCTGGGCATTGAAGCAGCGACAAGATACAAATGTTGTTCTGCAAGCATTGCTGATGGCCGTCTGGCGGCGAAAGCCAAAGAACAGGGTACTGATCCATTCTGATCAGGGTTCCCAATATACCAGCATCGACTGGGCCGCTTTCCTTCGTCAGCACGATCTGGAACATAGTATGAGCCGCCGCGGAAA is part of the Thalassospira lucentensis genome and harbors:
- a CDS encoding IS3 family transposase (programmed frameshift); amino-acid sequence: MPKSHFTDEFKIDAVRQITERGYSVAEVSARLGVSTHSLYVWRKKFSKSPDAIAEADQQSSEIRRLKQELARITEERDILKKANRVLRQGCKMRYAFIDQHRRVYSVRTMCRCLQVHPSGFYAWQKKPHSARFLEDQRQTALVRQIWEDSGQVYGYRKIHDDLMDMGERCSPNRVARLARNAGIRARIGYKKRPGKYGGKPAVVADNKLDRQFDTARPNTAWVTDITYIKTQEGFAYLAVVIDLYSRMVVGWALKQRQDTNVVLQALLMAVWRRKPKNRVLIHSDQGSQYTSIDWAAFLRQHDLEHSMSRRGNCYDNAVAESFFNLLKRERIRRRVYKSRDEARQDVFDYIEMFYNPKRKHSTNGMLSPVEFERRQI